One window from the genome of Cyclobacterium amurskyense encodes:
- a CDS encoding N-acetyltransferase, whose product MNVIETSSGNSHIVEINPVEDGDYKTLSKSRFFFDWKKEKAYEIYKLQLSGTSEILGIISLEKIPEEWRVHIRLLTVSKDNRGKEKQYDGIAGNLIAYAARIAVKEYAEYACVSLRPKSQIAQHYIDKYNMKLTGMTLSIEVPEILDLINQYDHEK is encoded by the coding sequence ATGAATGTAATAGAAACCTCTTCAGGGAACAGTCATATCGTTGAGATAAATCCCGTAGAAGATGGTGACTATAAAACACTTAGCAAGAGTCGTTTTTTCTTTGACTGGAAAAAAGAAAAAGCTTATGAAATATATAAGTTACAACTATCAGGAACAAGTGAAATTTTAGGGATTATATCATTAGAAAAAATCCCAGAAGAGTGGCGAGTACACATTAGACTTTTAACCGTTTCAAAAGATAACAGAGGAAAAGAAAAACAGTATGACGGAATTGCGGGGAATTTAATAGCGTACGCAGCTAGAATCGCGGTTAAGGAATATGCTGAATATGCCTGTGTATCCTTAAGGCCAAAAAGTCAAATTGCCCAACATTACATTGACAAATACAATATGAAATTAACGGGTATGACTTTGAGTATAGAGGTGCCTGAAATTTTGGATTTAATTAATCAGTATGACCATGAAAAGTAA
- a CDS encoding carbon-nitrogen hydrolase family protein has product MKICIAQTSSEKGNIQLNIQNHLELILRAIKHNADLIIFPELSITNYEPSIAKKLATAIDTSLFNPFQELADRNKITIGLGMPTKSTEGINISMLIFQPNHKGIEYSKQILHSDELLYFVSGNKQFFLNIKGKKIAVGICYETLQREHFINAHHLGADIYIASVAKSKDGIEKSYKYFSKTAIEYKTPILMSNCVGPCDNFIGVGQSAVWNNKGQIIGKLDDKNQGLLIFDTVNEVIEIEQV; this is encoded by the coding sequence ATGAAAATTTGTATTGCACAAACAAGTTCTGAAAAAGGAAACATTCAATTGAACATCCAAAATCACTTGGAATTAATTCTACGTGCCATAAAGCACAATGCTGACTTGATAATTTTCCCTGAACTTTCTATAACCAACTACGAACCTTCCATTGCCAAAAAACTTGCAACAGCTATAGATACCAGCCTTTTCAATCCATTTCAAGAACTAGCGGATAGAAATAAGATTACGATTGGATTAGGCATGCCTACAAAATCTACTGAAGGAATAAACATCAGTATGTTGATTTTTCAGCCCAACCATAAGGGAATTGAGTATTCCAAGCAAATATTACATTCAGACGAATTACTATACTTTGTAAGTGGAAACAAGCAATTTTTTCTAAATATTAAAGGGAAGAAGATTGCGGTTGGGATTTGCTATGAAACCTTACAAAGGGAACATTTTATAAATGCCCACCACCTTGGAGCTGATATTTACATTGCCAGTGTAGCAAAATCTAAAGACGGTATTGAAAAGTCCTACAAGTATTTTTCCAAAACCGCAATTGAATACAAAACCCCAATTTTAATGTCGAATTGCGTTGGCCCTTGCGACAACTTTATTGGTGTGGGACAAAGTGCAGTTTGGAACAACAAAGGTCAAATAATTGGGAAATTAGATGACAAAAATCAAGGGTTATTAATATTCGATACCGTAAATGAAGTAATAGAAATTGAACAAGTATAA
- a CDS encoding sialate O-acetylesterase: MKKIVLFAALFLILFQVKAELELPKVFADHMVLQRGQEIPVWGKADPKQWVNVTFQGKKYRVKADKEGQWMLKMDAFPKGGPYILSINTKKESKVLENVMMGDVWLLGGQSNMEWPLIKTNSGEDSIKTANHPNIRLFEVGRNLSLEEIEEVPEAKWSICSPETVANFSAIGYYFARRIETDMDVAVGLLDINWGGTLSEAWTSADALLTHADFKERVTKNQMEGPKDFSDPDLKKPNSWPTSLFYGMLEPVIPFAIKGALWYQGESNASRAYQYREIFPLMIEDWRAQWGQGDFPFLWVQLANFRQPKAEPVDSDWAELREAQTMTLSLPNTAQAVIIDKGEANDIHPRDKWTVAERLAKGAKKIAYGMDVVYSGPTYKSMEIQDDQIRISFDHIGSGLVINDKYGYVKGFAVAGADKKFHWVSGKQDGDQIVLETGDIKNPVAVRYGWADNPDDVNVYNKEGLPANPFRTDDWKGITYGKR, from the coding sequence ATGAAAAAAATAGTATTATTTGCTGCTTTATTCCTGATCCTGTTTCAGGTAAAGGCAGAATTAGAATTGCCTAAAGTTTTTGCCGACCATATGGTACTGCAAAGAGGCCAGGAAATACCTGTTTGGGGTAAAGCAGATCCTAAACAGTGGGTCAATGTGACCTTTCAGGGCAAAAAATACCGTGTAAAAGCAGATAAAGAAGGACAGTGGATGTTGAAAATGGACGCTTTCCCTAAAGGAGGCCCCTATATTCTTTCCATCAATACAAAAAAAGAATCCAAAGTTTTGGAAAACGTTATGATGGGTGATGTTTGGTTGCTTGGTGGACAATCCAATATGGAGTGGCCATTGATAAAGACAAACAGTGGTGAAGACAGTATCAAGACAGCAAACCATCCTAATATCCGACTTTTTGAAGTGGGAAGAAACCTTAGCTTGGAGGAAATAGAAGAAGTTCCTGAGGCAAAGTGGTCTATTTGTTCTCCTGAGACAGTAGCCAATTTCTCTGCTATCGGTTATTATTTTGCCAGAAGGATTGAAACTGATATGGATGTGGCTGTAGGCCTATTGGACATCAACTGGGGAGGAACCCTTTCTGAAGCATGGACCAGTGCAGATGCCTTATTGACGCATGCTGATTTCAAAGAGAGAGTGACAAAAAACCAAATGGAAGGCCCAAAGGATTTCTCAGATCCTGATTTGAAAAAACCCAATAGCTGGCCAACCAGTTTGTTTTACGGCATGTTGGAGCCAGTGATACCTTTTGCGATTAAAGGAGCCCTATGGTATCAGGGTGAATCCAATGCATCAAGGGCATATCAGTACAGGGAAATTTTTCCATTGATGATTGAAGACTGGAGAGCCCAGTGGGGACAAGGGGATTTTCCTTTTCTATGGGTGCAATTGGCCAATTTTAGACAGCCTAAAGCTGAGCCTGTGGATAGTGACTGGGCAGAACTAAGAGAAGCACAAACCATGACCTTGTCTCTTCCCAATACTGCGCAAGCCGTAATCATAGACAAAGGTGAAGCCAATGACATCCACCCTAGGGACAAATGGACAGTGGCAGAGCGTCTTGCCAAAGGAGCCAAGAAAATTGCTTATGGTATGGATGTAGTTTACAGTGGTCCTACCTATAAATCTATGGAAATTCAAGACGACCAGATTCGTATAAGCTTTGACCATATTGGTTCAGGCTTGGTAATCAATGATAAATATGGTTATGTTAAAGGATTTGCTGTTGCGGGTGCAGACAAAAAGTTTCATTGGGTATCAGGTAAGCAAGATGGAGATCAAATTGTTTTGGAGACCGGAGATATCAAGAACCCTGTAGCCGTAAGATATGGCTGGGCGGACAATCCTGATGACGTTAATGTATACAACAAAGAAGGGCTTCCTGCCAATCCATTCAGAACAGATGATTGGAAAGGCATTACTTATGGTAAAAGATAA
- the phnW gene encoding 2-aminoethylphosphonate--pyruvate transaminase codes for MIPDNPYLLLTPGPLSTSKTVREAMNRDWCTWDEDYKSIVQNIRSAILALSNGGDSYTSVLMQGSGTFSVEAVLWTCLKPKDKILVLSNGAYGKRMAKIVSLMDIDLQVLDLEEHLQPSPEKVEELLLQNPDITHIGMVHSETTTGMLNDYAPIALLAEKYKKCFILDAMSSFGGIPLDIKAPKIDFLISSANKCIQGVPGFGFIIARREVLEACKGNSKSHSLDLYDQWEAMENDPGKWRFTSPTHTVRAFLQALEELKEEGGISARYKRYVSNHQTLVRGMKNLGIEAFLSEKDQSPIITAFHEPSSPDFSFNKLYHLLKEEGFVIYPGKVSKAATFRIGHIGHVFPEDIQRLIAAIEKIKFW; via the coding sequence ATGATACCAGATAATCCTTACCTACTGCTTACCCCAGGCCCTTTAAGTACAAGTAAAACGGTCAGAGAGGCCATGAACCGCGACTGGTGTACATGGGATGAAGACTACAAATCAATCGTACAAAATATTCGCAGCGCAATACTTGCATTAAGTAATGGAGGGGATTCCTACACTAGTGTTTTAATGCAGGGAAGTGGTACCTTTTCAGTAGAAGCCGTCTTATGGACCTGCTTAAAACCAAAAGATAAAATATTGGTGCTTTCAAATGGTGCCTATGGTAAGCGAATGGCTAAGATAGTTTCCCTAATGGACATTGATTTGCAAGTTTTAGATCTGGAAGAGCATTTGCAACCCAGTCCTGAAAAAGTGGAAGAACTGCTCTTGCAAAATCCAGACATTACCCATATAGGAATGGTGCACAGCGAAACTACCACGGGTATGCTTAATGATTATGCGCCCATTGCCTTGCTTGCTGAGAAATACAAAAAATGCTTTATTCTGGATGCTATGAGTAGCTTTGGAGGTATCCCACTTGATATCAAGGCCCCAAAAATCGATTTCCTGATTAGTAGTGCCAATAAATGCATTCAGGGCGTACCTGGGTTTGGTTTTATCATTGCTCGAAGAGAGGTCCTAGAAGCATGCAAAGGCAATTCAAAAAGCCATTCTCTAGATCTATATGACCAATGGGAGGCCATGGAAAATGACCCGGGAAAGTGGCGTTTCACCTCTCCTACCCATACAGTTCGCGCCTTTTTACAAGCTCTTGAAGAATTAAAAGAAGAAGGGGGCATTTCCGCCAGATACAAAAGGTATGTCAGTAACCACCAAACGTTGGTAAGGGGAATGAAAAATTTGGGAATTGAAGCTTTTCTTTCTGAAAAAGACCAGTCACCCATTATTACGGCCTTTCATGAGCCTTCAAGTCCTGACTTTTCTTTCAACAAATTATACCATTTGCTTAAAGAAGAAGGCTTTGTAATATATCCAGGTAAGGTATCCAAAGCCGCTACTTTTAGAATAGGCCATATTGGTCACGTCTTTCCAGAAGACATACAGCGGCTAATCGCTGCCATAGAAAAAATAAAATTTTGGTAA
- the egtD gene encoding L-histidine N(alpha)-methyltransferase, whose product MKNTIFEKDILKGLNSQPKRLFSKYFYDDKGSAIFQEIMQMDSYYLPGCETEILRNRSHEIIDLLPNNTYDVVELGAGDGTKTAIFLEAILKAGKNINYLPLDISTDILEFNKKVIGEKFPGLNILPIAGDYFQTLEKIKPRQNPKIVLFMGSNIGNFEGEKAVEFLQFVRQYLSDGDFFMLGADLKKHPHTILMAYDDPEGITKRFNLNLLHRINRELEGNFIPEDFDHFASYDPLSGTTKSFLISKVQQNVQVAGQTIAFERNEPVHMEISQKYNLSDLVQLRKQAGFKSDHHFTDTRRYFSISLFKY is encoded by the coding sequence ATGAAGAACACAATTTTCGAAAAAGACATACTAAAAGGTCTGAATTCACAACCCAAGCGACTTTTTTCAAAGTATTTTTATGATGATAAAGGATCGGCAATATTTCAGGAAATCATGCAGATGGATAGTTATTATCTGCCGGGATGTGAAACTGAAATCTTACGCAATAGAAGCCATGAAATAATAGACCTACTTCCAAACAACACTTATGATGTCGTAGAATTGGGTGCAGGAGATGGAACAAAAACAGCCATTTTCCTTGAAGCAATACTTAAAGCAGGAAAAAATATAAATTACTTACCCCTTGATATTTCTACTGATATTCTTGAATTTAATAAGAAAGTGATTGGGGAAAAGTTTCCAGGTTTAAACATATTGCCCATAGCTGGGGATTATTTTCAAACACTTGAAAAAATCAAACCCAGGCAAAACCCGAAAATAGTCCTATTCATGGGAAGTAATATCGGCAATTTTGAAGGTGAAAAAGCAGTAGAATTTCTACAGTTTGTTCGTCAATATTTAAGTGATGGCGATTTTTTCATGCTTGGAGCAGATTTGAAGAAACACCCACACACCATTTTAATGGCTTATGACGATCCTGAAGGAATCACCAAAAGGTTTAACCTGAACCTCCTTCACCGTATTAATAGAGAATTGGAGGGAAATTTTATTCCCGAGGACTTTGACCACTTTGCAAGTTACGACCCCTTAAGTGGAACCACCAAAAGCTTCCTTATTAGCAAAGTTCAGCAAAACGTTCAGGTGGCTGGTCAAACAATTGCCTTTGAAAGAAACGAACCTGTACACATGGAGATCTCCCAAAAGTACAATCTTTCAGACCTTGTTCAATTACGGAAACAAGCAGGGTTTAAATCGGATCACCATTTCACTGACACTCGCAGGTATTTTAGCATTAGTCTTTTTAAGTACTAA
- the egtB gene encoding ergothioneine biosynthesis protein EgtB, which translates to MARELKQQSLTIPILLGRFKTCRMQTEKICAPLQVEDYVPQPIAEVSPPKWHLAHSTWFFEQFLLIPFSGSYAVYDEDFAFLFNSYYNNAGDRVLRPNRGLMSRPPVSEVMAYRKYVTDAVLALLENGDASKEILEILELGINHEQQHQELLVYDIKYILGNQPTFPKYGDDFTTKAETKEAGWVEVTEGIKQIGFSGDEFSYDNELGRHRVFLEPYSISKILVTNQEYMEFIASGGYKDFNLWHSDGWDYISKNEIKAPLYWHKVKGEWQNYTFNGLQAINPDLPVQHVSFYEAFAFAEWKGMRLPTEFEWEVAADQFSWGQLWEWTASAYLPYPGFKKAPGALGEYNGKFMVNQQVLRGASVATAKDHSRKTYRNFFAPPSQWIFSGIRLAQSL; encoded by the coding sequence ATGGCAAGGGAATTAAAGCAGCAATCACTAACAATCCCAATACTTTTAGGCAGGTTTAAAACTTGTCGGATGCAAACCGAAAAAATATGCGCCCCATTACAAGTGGAAGACTATGTTCCTCAACCCATAGCTGAGGTATCTCCACCCAAATGGCACCTGGCCCACAGCACCTGGTTTTTTGAACAGTTTTTATTAATCCCTTTCTCGGGTAGTTACGCGGTATACGATGAAGACTTCGCCTTTTTGTTCAATAGCTATTATAACAATGCTGGCGACAGGGTCTTGCGCCCGAACAGAGGGCTGATGAGCCGGCCCCCTGTCAGTGAAGTCATGGCCTATAGAAAATACGTAACCGATGCGGTTTTAGCCTTACTTGAAAATGGTGATGCAAGTAAAGAAATATTGGAAATTCTTGAGCTTGGGATCAACCACGAACAACAACATCAGGAACTTCTGGTCTACGACATCAAATACATCCTGGGCAACCAGCCTACCTTCCCCAAGTATGGAGATGATTTCACTACCAAGGCAGAAACCAAAGAAGCAGGTTGGGTGGAAGTTACCGAAGGAATAAAGCAAATTGGTTTTTCCGGTGACGAATTCTCCTATGACAATGAACTTGGAAGGCACCGGGTATTTTTAGAACCTTATAGCATCTCCAAAATCCTGGTTACCAATCAGGAATACATGGAATTTATAGCCTCCGGAGGATATAAAGACTTCAACCTCTGGCATTCTGATGGCTGGGATTATATCAGTAAAAATGAAATAAAAGCGCCTCTTTATTGGCACAAAGTAAAAGGTGAGTGGCAGAACTATACCTTTAACGGATTACAAGCGATAAATCCCGATTTACCTGTTCAACACGTAAGTTTTTATGAGGCTTTTGCTTTTGCGGAATGGAAAGGGATGAGGTTACCCACAGAATTTGAATGGGAAGTAGCTGCAGATCAGTTTAGCTGGGGTCAACTTTGGGAATGGACAGCAAGTGCCTATCTACCCTATCCAGGCTTTAAAAAAGCTCCTGGTGCTTTGGGAGAATACAACGGTAAATTTATGGTCAACCAGCAAGTGCTTAGAGGAGCATCAGTAGCAACAGCTAAAGACCATAGCAGAAAAACTTACCGTAATTTCTTTGCACCCCCTTCCCAATGGATTTTTTCAGGAATCAGACTTGCCCAATCACTATGA
- a CDS encoding RidA family protein gives MRKFALILLVPFLCLAGCGGPPSSNKKAATTEQKTDGVDAEQRIKDLGIELITPKPPTANYLKAKTLGNVVYLAGTGPDRPDGSQVTGKLGSEISLEEGIAAARFAGISLLSSLKAEIGDLNRVKNIVRAKGMVNADPSFTQHSQVINGFSDLMVEVFGEKGKHARAAIGMGSLPSNISVEIEMIVELYD, from the coding sequence ATGAGAAAATTTGCACTTATACTGTTGGTTCCTTTCTTATGTTTAGCTGGATGTGGTGGACCACCTTCATCCAATAAAAAAGCAGCAACTACAGAGCAAAAAACAGATGGAGTAGATGCTGAACAAAGAATCAAAGATTTGGGAATCGAGCTTATCACCCCTAAACCACCAACAGCCAATTACCTAAAAGCAAAAACTTTAGGCAATGTGGTCTACCTAGCTGGTACCGGACCTGATAGGCCTGATGGTTCTCAGGTAACAGGTAAATTGGGCAGTGAAATCAGTCTGGAAGAAGGCATAGCTGCAGCTAGATTTGCAGGTATTTCACTTCTTTCTTCTTTAAAGGCTGAAATTGGTGACCTAAACAGGGTTAAAAATATTGTTCGTGCCAAAGGCATGGTCAATGCAGATCCTTCGTTTACCCAACATTCTCAAGTCATCAATGGCTTTTCAGATTTGATGGTAGAGGTATTTGGTGAAAAGGGCAAACATGCCCGAGCAGCCATTGGTATGGGTTCATTGCCTTCCAATATTTCTGTTGAAATAGAGATGATTGTAGAACTTTATGACTAA